CTAAGTCTGTAGTTGAATTCAGAAGCTTGCTCAAAAGTCATCAAGGTTTTTTAATTGCTTGTCCAGAGTATAATGGTTCTATCACCCCGTTGTTAAAAAATGCTATTGATTGGGCATCGAGACCTATACCAGATGAACCTAGTTTAGCTTGCTTTAACGGTAAAGTTGCCGCACTATTAGCCACATCTCCAGGTGGACTAGGTGGTATCCGAGGGCTAGTCCATGTGCGCGCTATTCTCGAAGGTATAGGTGTTATCGTTATTCCTCAACAAAAAGCCATTCCCAACGCTCATCAAGTCTTTAACTTGCAGGGTGAGTTACAGGATGAAAAACAATTGTCTGCTATTAGTGGTATAGCTAAAAGCTTAGTAGATGTTACTAGTAAGCTCAAGTTATCTTAACCTTCAAAAAACTCAAATCGAGAGAAATGCTCGTCGTGTTGCAGTAGATGAAAAAATGATCCGCAAATTAAGACAGGCTATCTGCGGAAAAACCGCAGATACAAAACTTAACAATCAGACAAGTTTAGCTGTAGCTTGAAAGCCTAATTCTTGCCTAATCTTGGTAACTTTTTTACTAATACTGGAGTTTAGACTAAATAGCCCGGATTGGGCGACTGCTACATTACCAAGGTCTTAGCCTTGAGTCTCCTTTGGCAAGTGCTAGCGAATAACACAAGATTATTGACACACTGATTTTAGTACAACAAGCAACTATGGAA
This genomic stretch from Gloeocapsa sp. DLM2.Bin57 harbors:
- a CDS encoding NADPH-dependent oxidoreductase → MTQPTKILAFAGSARIESFNKKLVKIAADEAKKAGAEVTYVDFLDYPMPLFNEDLEAKEGLPKSVVEFRSLLKSHQGFLIACPEYNGSITPLLKNAIDWASRPIPDEPSLACFNGKVAALLATSPGGLGGIRGLVHVRAILEGIGVIVIPQQKAIPNAHQVFNLQGELQDEKQLSAISGIAKSLVDVTSKLKLS